Proteins from one Ipomoea triloba cultivar NCNSP0323 chromosome 1, ASM357664v1 genomic window:
- the LOC116029560 gene encoding ABC transporter B family member 21-like, with protein MERGVGVFGRRNTRRWRTPGSTLLHISRPLSPCSNRTLNSRPWISLPPGLDHSTERRLPTSVLSQSTSFTQDFRKAKAVAKSIFGLLDRQSKMDLNEKSGLALESVQGEIEFQNVCYAYQTRPDVKVLCGFSFTVQNGMTVALVGKSGSGKSTVIALLQRFYDCDSGRIMLDGVDIRNLNLKWLRKQMGLVSQEPVLLNDTIRANITYGKEDDVTEGEVIAAAELANAHKFISGLQQGYDTVVGERGVQLSGGQKQRVAIARAVMKIPRILLLDEATSALDSESERMVQDALDKISVNRTTIMIAHRLSTVRGADVIAVVKDGAVVEKGKHDMLIAKRDGHYASLVALHTSPSSEPSASAAAADVYSL; from the exons ATGGAGCGTGGTGTTGGTGTGTTCGGTCGCCGGAATACTCGCCGCTGGAGAACTCCTGGCTCGACGCTCCTCCATATTTCCCGCCCCTTGTCTCCGTGCTCGAATCGTACTCTGAACTCTCGCCCGTGGATTTCACTGCCTCCAGGTTTAGATCATTCAACTGAACGTCGCCTTCCAACTTCTGTACTATCTCAATCAACCTCCTTCACCCAAGATTTCCGAAAAGCAAAAGCTGTTGCTAAGTCGATATTCGGGCTTCTAGATAGACAGTCTAAGATGGACCTCAACGAGAAGTCTGGTTTGGCACTAGAATCAGTGCAGGGAGAAATTGAGTTTCAAAATGTATGCTATGCATATCAAACTAGACCAGATGTCAAAGTTCTCTGTGGTTTCAGCTTCACAGTTCAGAACGGGATG ACAGTTGCACTGGTGGGGAAGAGTGGGAGTGGGAAATCGACAGTAATAGCATTGCTGCAGAGATTTTATGATTGTGATTCGGGGCGAATAATGCTAGATGGAGTTGATATTAGAAATTTGAACCTGAAGTGGCTAAGGAAGCAGATGGGGCTTGTAAGCCAAGAACCAGTTTTATTAAATGACACCATCAGAGCAAACATTACCTATGGGAAAGAAGATGATGTAACAGAAGGAGAAGTCATAGCTGCAGCAGAGCTGGCAAATGCTCACAAGTTCATCAGTGGCCTGCAACAG GGATATGATACGGTGGTAGGGGAGCGAGGGGTTCAGCTGTCTGGGGGACAGAAGCAGCGAGTGGCCATTGCCCGAGCCGTCATGAAGATCCCGAGAATACTGCTGTTGGACGAGGCGACTAGCGCGCTAGATTCTGAATCGGAGAGGATGGTTCAGGATGCACTGGATAAGATTTCGGTGAACCGGACCACGATTATGATAGCACACAGGCTGTCAACAGTTAGAGGAGCTGATGTAATTGCTGTAGTTAAGGATGGGGCTGTTGTGGAGAAGGGAAAGCATGATATGCTTATTGCTAAAAGAGATGGTCACTATGCTTCCCTAGTTGCACTCCACACAAGCCCTTCATCAGAACCCTCAGcatcagcagcagcagcagatgTATACAGCTTATAG
- the LOC115998391 gene encoding myb-like protein X has translation MDLATENRIAAILLKEAAELRRQAEKDGALAYLHRPTVRGRPNSRFLTATVLGVQQANRAVEVNEMWRARQKELEVENRNKRRLENECRNKQILDNENKNKRRSENENSSTRSHKDVMESRIKAKRRSDVGSTSSASCPSKKRDIEGYYSREDGLRDDEVEEFLHSRAKRGRGTVGSRMDETGPYPCLDPEEKQLSGPDMGPRVEFRDHAIIRPEKPRWLNSSESSEDEIVSDDDKIKVSKKYHSRKDKSKSKSREKDKKRRDSKRHKSHK, from the exons ATGGATTTGGCAACTGAAAACAGAATTGCTGCAATTCTCTTAAAAGAAGCTGCAGAATTACGGCGGCAAGCTGAGAAAGATGGTGCACTTGCTTATCTTCATAGACCTACAGTTAGGGGGCGACCAAATTCAAGATTTCTAACGGCAACTGTTCTTGGAGTACAACAAG CTAACCGAGCTGTTGAAGTAAATGAGATGTGGCGGGCAAGACAGAAAGAGCTGGAGGTTGAGAATAGGAACAAACGAAGATTGGAAAATGAGTGTAGGAACAAACAAATATTGGACAATGAGAATAAGAACAAGCGTAGATCAGAAAATGAGAATAGCAGCACAAGGAGTCATAAGGATGTTATGGAATCTAGGATTAAGGCTAAGAGACGCAGTGATGTTGGTTCTACTTCAAGTGCTTCATGCCCATCAAAGAAGAGAGACATTGAAGGTTACTATTCAAGGGAGGATGGCTTGAGGGATGATGAAGTTGAAGAATTTTTGCATTCAAG GGCTAAGAGAGGAAGGGGCACAGTCGGGTCACGAATGGATGAAACTGGTCCTTACCCTTGTTTAGATCCTGAAGAAAAGCAGTTGTCAGGTCCTGATATGGGCCCGAGGGTAGAATTCAGAGATCATGCCATCATCAGGCCAGAGAAGCCCCGTTGGTTGAATTCCTCAGAGTCTTCAGAAGATGAAATAGTTTCAGATGATGATAAGATAAAAGTATCAAAAAAATATCATAGTAGAAAAGACAAATCTAAGAGCAAATCAAGAGAGAAGGATAAAAAGAGGAGGGATTCGAAAAGACACAAGTCCCACAAGTAG
- the LOC116029673 gene encoding squalene monooxygenase SE2-like, whose translation MVVIDVYILGSLVASLLGCFVFLYNLRGKITRKNKAMKFGRREEMAAVKSSSVEDNGEWRKAEDGRTDVIIVGAGVAGAALAHTLGKDGRRVHVIERDLTEPDRIVGELLQPGGYLKLMELGLEDCLETIDAQRVYGYALYKGGKSTRLSYPLEKFHSDVSGRSFHNGRFIQRMREKAATLPNVRMEQGTVTCLIEEEGTVKGVQYKTKDGQELMTAFAPLTIVCDGCFSNLRRSLCTPQVDNPSCFVGLVLQNCDLPFANHGHVVLADPSPILFYPISSTEIRCLVDIPGQKIPSLATGELANYLKTNVAPQIPPELYDAFIAAIDNGNMRTMPNRSMPAKPHSTPGALLLGDAFNMRHPLTGGGMTVALSDIVLLRDLLRPLRNLNDASALCNYLESFYTLRKPVASTINTLAGALYQVFCASPDEAGKEMREACFDYLSLGGVFSDGPVSLLSGLNPKPLSLVVHFFAVAVYGVGRLLIPFPSPQRVWLGARLLSGASGIILPIIKAEGVRQMFFPVTVPAYYRAPPVGVGH comes from the exons ATGGTGGTGATTGATGTTTATATTCTGGGCAGTTTGGTTGCTTCTTTACTGGGATGCTTCGTTTTCCTCTACAACTTGAGAGGGAAAATTACGAGGAAAAACAAGGCGATGAAGTTTGGACGGAGAGAGGAGATGGCGGCCGTTAAGTCGTCGTCTGTGGAGGATAACGGCGAGTGGCGGAAGGCGGAGGACGGGAGGACGGACGTTATCATCGTCGGCGCCGGTGTTGCTGGGGCAGCTCTGGCCCACACTCTAGGGAAG GATGGACGCAGAGTTCACGTAATCGAAAGAGACTTGACTGAACCGGATAGAATTGTAGGCGAGCTTCTTCAACCCGGAGGCTACTTGAAGCTAATGGAATTAGGCCTCGAAG ATTGCTTGGAAACGATTGATGCCCAGAGAGTCTACGGATATGCTCTTTACAAGGGTGGCAAGAGTACGAGGTTGTCTTATCCCTTGGAGAAGTTTCATTCAGATGTGTCGGGAAGAAGCTTCCATAACGGCCGTTTCATTCAAAGAATGAGGGAGAAAGCAGCAACACTTCCCAA TGTGAGGATGGAGCAAGGAACAGTGACATGTTTGATTGAGGAAGAGGGAACTGTGAAAGGAGTGCAATACAAGACAAAGGATGGGCAAGAACTGATGACAGCATTTGCCCCTTTGACTATTGTCTGTGATGGCTGTTTCTCTAACCTGCGACGCTCTTTGTGCACTCCCCAAGTGGACAACCCTTCTTGTTTTGTGGGTTTGGTCCTGCAAAATTGTGACCTCCCATTTGCAAACCATGGCCATGTGGTATTAGCTGACCCTTCACCAATCTTGTTTTATCCCATTAGTTCCACTGAAATCCGATGTTTGGTTGACATCCCTGGTCAAAAAATCCCTTCCCTGGCTACTGGTGAACTTGCCAATTACCTCAAAACCAATGTGGCTCCTCAG attcctccagagttgtatGACGCTTTCATTGCAGCAATCGACAATGGAAACATGAGAACAATGCCGAACAGGAGCATGCCTGCAAAACCACACTCCACTCCCGGTGCTCTCCTCTTGGGAGATGCCTTCAACATGAGACATCCTTTGACTGGCGGAGGAATGACAGTCGCCCTTTCTGACATCGTCCTTCTTCGCGATCTCCTCAGACCTCTGCGCAACCTCAACGACGCATCCGCCCTCTGCAACTACCTTGAATCCTTCTACACTCTCCGTAAG CCTGTGGCGTCGACCATAAATACGCTGGCGGGGGCACTTTACCAGGTGTTCTGTGCGTCGCCTGATGAAGCTGGGAAGGAGATGAGAGAGGCGTGCTTTGATTATCTGAGTCTTGGAGGGGTTTTCTCGGACGGACCGGTTTCTTTGCTTTCTGGACTCAACCCTAAACCTCTGAGTTTGGTGGTGCATTTCTTCGCCGTGGCGGTCTACGGCGTCGGCCGGTTGTTGATTCCGTTCCCTTCTCCGCAACGCGTTTGGCTAGGAGCTAGACTGCTCTCC GGTGCATCTGGGATTATCTTACCAATCATAAAGGCAGAAGGAGTTAGACAAATGTTCTTCCCTGTTACAGTTCCAGCTTATTACAGAGCTCCCCCTGTTGGTGTTGGCCATTAG
- the LOC116029575 gene encoding protein RKD1-like: MLCGQNDVSLEAPPVVAELSNSTEIIVFDKRTSKHWGLNTISKFFHLPAAQAARELNVSEDKLKRMCTKLGIKRWPYRKLQSMDNLLENLQYLSKDKTYAVNKEKVIELQKEKERMLKDPNIELRAETQVIRESSRKKRRYQHLMDIAHAAKYDNSWKLHGVKSEVIDEPP, encoded by the coding sequence ATGCTATGTGGCCAGAACGATGTTTCACTTGAGGCGCCTCCAGTTGTAGCTGAATTATCCAACTCAACTGAAATCATTGTATTTGACAAGAGAACCTCTAAACACTGGGGTTTAAATactatttcaaaattcttccactTACCCGCAGCCCAAGCAGCAAGGGAGCTCAATGTAAGTGAAGATAAGTTGAAGAGAATGTGTACAAAATTGGGAATTAAACGATGGCCATACCGGAAATTGCAAAGCATGGACAACCTTCTTGAGAACTTACAATATCTCAGCAAAGACAAAACATATGCTGTCAACAAAGAGAAAGTTATTGAGCTTCAAAAGGAAAAGGAACGAATGTTAAAGGACCCAAACATTGAGTTACGTGCAGAGACTCAAGTAATTAGGGAATcttcaagaaagaaaagaagatatcaACATTTGATGGATATTGCACACGCTGCTAAATATGACAATTCATGGAAACTTCATGGCGTCAAATCAGAAGTGATAGATGAACCACCTTAA
- the LOC116013983 gene encoding uncharacterized protein LOC116013983 — MANYVSSSSHSHSLSCSDFEDTSFWNELNLPSLLQIENELYTLLEPSVEGEQVIDAEPVAQVVPPVLPKPLEEVAVEEKKNTPVKKTLCDSRTITKEMISSYFHLPISEAAVQLKVKLYTKFNKVVAPPNN, encoded by the exons ATGGCAAATTATGTTTCATCCTCATCTCATTCTCATTCGCTTTCTTGTTCTGACTTTGAAGATACTTCCTTTTGGAATGAACTAAATCTACCTTCTCTTTTGCAGATTGAGAATGAGTTGTACACACTACTAGAACCATCTGTTGAAGGTGAACAAGTTATTGACGCTGAGCCGGTCGCCCAAGTTGTTCCACCTGTTTTACCTAAACCTTTGGAAGAGGTTGCAgtcgaggaaaaaaaaaacactccgGTGAAGAAAACCTTGTGTGATTCAAGAACGATCACTAAGGAAATGATCTCAAGTTATTTCCATCTTCCGATTAGTGAAGCAGCGGTACAATTAAAG GTAAAACTTTACACCAAATTCAACAAAGTTGTTGCTCCGCCGAACAATTAG
- the LOC116006005 gene encoding protein RKD2-like, whose product MANHASSSSHSQFIYCNDFDDASLLGELNLAPLYDFENDLLGPIEPPIGNKPLYEVGIANEIDPFVDVEPTTTHERVDDGESADVMPEKNDKKRWVKRTFCDSSTVTKEMISSFFHLPINEAAVQLKMGLTVLKVRCRELGISKWPQKKLLRLDDDEMKSLPPKIHGVLKCFLSYFIYPFLRRQEK is encoded by the exons ATGGCGAATCATGCTTCGTCCTCTTCTCATTCTCAATTCATTTATTGTAATGATTTTGATGATGCGTCATTATTAGGCGAGCTAAATCTAGCTCCCCTTTATGATTTCGAGAATGATCTGTTAGGACCGATTGAACCACCAATTGGAAATAAACCACTTTATGAAGTAGGAATTGCAAATGAAATTGATCCGTTTGTTGACGTTGAACCCACCACTACACATGAGCGTGTTGATGATGGTGAATCTGCAGATGTGATGCCTGAAAAGAATGATAAGAAAAGATGGGTCAAGAGGACGTTTTGTGATTCAAGTACGGTAACTAAGGAAATGATTTCAAGCTTTTTCCATTTACCGATAAATGAAGCAGCCGTTCAATTGAAGATGGGACTTACAGTTTTAAAGGTTCGTTGCAGGGAATTAGGAATCTCCAAATGGCCTCAAAAGAAACTCTTGAGGCTGGATGATGACGAG ATGAAAAGCCTACCCCCAAAGATCCATGGAGTTTTGAAATGCTTTCTAAGTTATTTCATTTACCCGTTTCTCAGGCGGCAAGAAAAATGA
- the LOC116031492 gene encoding replication protein A 70 kDa DNA-binding subunit B-like has translation MTGTNSRIVKSLVIYRGIFLPFSAPTQCRKNLLFNVPVNSGMACIHSDSMDDLVLIPAVTVDLHAWKCKVTVVHKHSVRESRSSPGKKYKPIIFQDSEGNKVQAMLYDNEIDVLDERLKLHCTYTISNASVKPAREFINLPDPNYRNLWNITRRTMIEDVVAGDEININEPVQPHITPFSDFYACLSSRQLINVLAIVICKLPRQYITTRNGQQNINEFVIINEESKPVIITLWGNFVMTEGIQIDLQLSQGKFPIVIAQGVHVNAFQGITLSTRYDTTIEVNPPGQHATVLNKWKDNNLSVIYKTIVDKTYLDSFLTLSNALQQPKCTFAEIDNELKQKPIAWVRGKLRMKNVGPLEYYIGCNYCNKIVNSIEGLKLHCLYCGQTDGLTVRRYKLNVEISDGSTIVQAILFNHDVHRLMLLVGIEMPTTVEDSEIFQQKLDAIDFVVGLRINALNEDHPSTLTYSVACICKDITRDTGEQQATPHARSSNIVEETFTVGNPTKRRLDFDESSKHATDILEDATSKEKSVSLDKGKRAKVD, from the exons ATGACTGGCACGAATTCAAGAATAGTTAAAAGTTTAGTGATCTATCGAGGCATCTTCCTACCATTTTCAGCCCCCACTCAG TGCAGGAAAAACCTTCTTTTCAACGTACCTGTAAACAGCGGCATGGCTTGCATCCATTCTGATAG TATGGACGATCTTGTGTTGATACCAGCTGTTACTGTCGATTTACATGCATGGAAATGCAAAGTAACAGTTGTTCATAAACACAGTGTAAGAGAATCGAGATCTTCACCAGGCAAAAAATACAAACCAATTATATTTCAAGATTCTGAA GGCAACAAAGTACAGGCAATGTTATATGACAATGAGATAGACGTACTTGATGAAAGGTTGAAGTTACACTGCACATACACTATCTCAAATGCATCAGTAAAACCAGCTAGGGAATTCATCAATTTGCCAGACccaaattatagaaatttgtGGAACATTACAAGGAGAACTATGATTGAAGATGTTGTTGCTGGAGATGAGATAAACATCAACGAACCGGTTCAGCCACACATAACCCCATTCTCAGATTTTTACGCATGTTTGTCATCTCGACAACTGATAA ATGTGCTAGCTATTGTTATTTGCAAACTACCACGTCAATACATTACGACAAGGAATGgtcaacaaaatattaatgagTTTGTGATCATCAATGAAGA ATCAAAACCTGTTATCATCACTCTATGGGGCAACTTTGTCATGACTGAAGGAATTCAAATTGATTTACAACTTAGTCAAGGCAAATTTCCGATTGTTATTGCTCAGGGAGTTCATGTAAATGCATTCCAAG GTATTACACTGAGTACGAGATATGATACCACTATCGAAGTAAATCCACCCGGACAACATGCAACGGTTCTTAATAAATG GAAAGACAACAACTTAAGCGTTATCTACAAAACAATTGTAGACAAAACTTATCTTGACTCTTTTCTCACACTCTCAAACGCATTGCAACAACCAAAGTGCACCTTTGCTGAAATTGACAATGAATTAAAGCAG AAACCTATTGCATGGGTTAGAGGGAAGCTTAGAATGAAGAATGTTGGTCCGCTTGAGTATTATATTGGTTGCAACTATTGCAACAAGATAGTGAATTCCATCGAAGGAttaaaactccattgcttataCTGTGGCCAAACTGATGGTCTCACTGTCAGGAG GTATAAGTTAAATGTTGAAATATCGGATGGTTCTACAATTGTGCAAGCTATTCTCTTTAATCATGATGTGCACCGGCTAATGTTGTTAGTTGGAATTGAAATGCCAACAACTGTTGAGGACAGTGAAATATTCCAACAAAAGTTAGATgctattgattttgttgttgGTCTAAGGATAAATGCTCTAAATGAAGATCATCCATCGACATTGACTTATTCAGTAGCATGTATTTGTAAGGACATAACAAGAGACACTGGTGAACAACAAGCAACACCACATGCACGTTCATCCAACATTGTGGAAGAAACTTTTACGGTGGGCAATCCAACAAAGAGAAGGTTAGACTTCGATGAATCATCAAAACATGCTACTGACATTCTAGAAGATGCTACAAGTAAAGAGAAATCAGTAAGTCTTGATAAAGGTAAAAGGGCAAAAGTCGATTAA
- the LOC116029611 gene encoding uncharacterized protein LOC116029611, which yields MHQRTSAASRRPSGTDGSDFSYRMVVDSRYQKVAKGKSRLSKIIFIQAIVQLIIAASTFLAAAKTETLDGCAFSSVALGFISIISGELGRKRSRSNFLKFYVLGSSAAIILPAACFARSHNLLEVVQNFNSMLPPNLEVVKIIATILGFVIQIFSIATTVSLIHNMAPPKRAS from the exons ATGCATCAAAGAACATCGGCGGCTAGTCGGCGGCCGTCTGGAACCGATGGCTCCGATTTCTCCTACCGAATGGTGGTCGACTCCC GATATCAAAAAGTTGCCAAAGGAAAATCTCGACTTTCCAAAATCATATTCATTCAG GCTATTGTTCAATTGATAATAGCAGCAAGCACATTTTTGGCAGCAGCAAAGACAGAGACTTTGGACGGATGTGCTTTCTCTTCTGTTGCATTAGGCTTCATCTCTATTATAAGTGGGGAATTAg GTCGAAAGCGCAGCAGatcaaactttttgaagttttATGTGCTAGGATCATCGGCAGCTATAATATTGCCTGCTGCGTGTTTTGCTAGGAGTCACAATCTTTTGGAG GTTGTTCAAAATTTCAATAGCATGCTGCCACCAAACCTTGAAGTCGTGAAGATTATTGCTACTATACTTG GATTTGTGATACAGATCTTCTCAATTGCTACAACAGTATCGCTCATTCATAATATGGCACCTCCTAAGAGAGCTTCTTGA